Proteins found in one Halobaculum sp. MBLA0147 genomic segment:
- a CDS encoding ArsR/SmtB family transcription factor translates to MTVSQATDAEENYAERAALTTLFGNGPRVKILAVLLAQGRDANATTIADVGGMSRSSVYRHIDTLIDLGVVEQTREVSGSPLYQIDRESPVAERLAQLEYELVDVVADEGAESDTTTNPEDTDGTLEFPESPPS, encoded by the coding sequence ATGACTGTGTCACAAGCTACCGACGCCGAGGAGAACTACGCAGAACGAGCAGCGCTGACGACGTTGTTCGGGAACGGACCACGGGTGAAGATTCTCGCAGTGTTGCTCGCACAGGGGCGCGACGCCAACGCGACGACCATCGCGGACGTAGGTGGCATGAGTCGAAGTTCCGTCTACCGGCACATCGACACGCTGATCGACCTCGGTGTCGTCGAGCAGACGAGAGAGGTCAGCGGGAGCCCGTTGTACCAGATCGACCGCGAGAGCCCCGTCGCAGAGCGACTGGCACAGTTGGAGTACGAACTCGTCGACGTAGTCGCCGACGAGGGCGCCGAGTCGGACACGACGACAAATCCGGAAGACACCGACGGGACACTCGAGTTCCCGGAGTCGCCGCCGTCGTAG